One genomic window of Cystobacter ferrugineus includes the following:
- the mxcK gene encoding myxochelin export MFS transporter MxcK: protein MTVSTPPKSEQRMLWLLAAVQFTHLLDFMIVMPLGPEFMRRLGITAAQFGVLVSAYTLASAGMGLLGGLWLDRFDRKRTLLGLYAGFIVATLLCGLSDSHLGLLGARTVAGACAGLMSAVVQAIIGDIIPAERRGRAIGTVMSAYGLCAVAGVPLGLWLASQWGWRSPFWVICALGGGLWLALLFVLPSVNQHLAGRRDARGGALDAPGWSPALALGWVLTFCVVFSGFLLIPYLSPYMVGNLGLQLSDLSWVYLAGGAATLFSSRWIGRLADRFGPARVLGGLLVGTVGPHLLFTHLTAAPLPGVAAVFVLFMVLTSGRAIPTLALVASRVPPALRGRYMAVNMAASDGASGAGAWVGGLLLTVLPDGALAGFGRVGWIAAGVTGCALLTLWLFGRRVAAPSAVPA, encoded by the coding sequence GTGACCGTTTCCACCCCGCCGAAGTCGGAGCAGCGGATGCTCTGGCTGCTGGCCGCCGTGCAGTTCACCCACCTGCTGGACTTCATGATCGTCATGCCGTTGGGGCCGGAGTTCATGCGGCGCCTGGGCATCACGGCCGCGCAGTTCGGGGTGTTGGTGTCGGCGTACACGCTGGCGTCGGCGGGGATGGGGCTGCTCGGGGGGCTGTGGTTGGATCGGTTCGATAGAAAGCGCACGCTGCTCGGGCTGTACGCGGGGTTCATCGTGGCCACGCTGCTGTGTGGCTTGTCGGACAGCCACCTGGGACTGCTCGGGGCGCGCACGGTGGCGGGGGCGTGCGCGGGGCTGATGAGCGCGGTGGTGCAGGCCATCATCGGGGACATCATCCCCGCGGAGCGCCGGGGGCGGGCCATCGGCACGGTGATGTCGGCGTATGGCCTGTGCGCGGTGGCGGGTGTGCCCCTGGGGCTGTGGCTGGCGAGCCAGTGGGGCTGGCGCTCGCCGTTCTGGGTCATCTGCGCGCTCGGGGGCGGGTTGTGGCTCGCGCTGCTGTTCGTCCTGCCCTCGGTCAACCAGCACCTGGCCGGGCGCCGTGACGCGCGCGGCGGAGCCCTGGACGCGCCGGGGTGGTCGCCCGCCCTGGCGCTCGGGTGGGTGTTGACCTTCTGCGTGGTGTTCTCCGGCTTCCTGCTGATTCCCTATCTGAGCCCCTACATGGTGGGCAACCTCGGGCTCCAGCTCTCCGACCTGTCCTGGGTGTACCTGGCGGGCGGCGCCGCCACGTTGTTCAGCTCGCGGTGGATTGGCCGGCTGGCGGACCGGTTCGGCCCGGCCCGCGTCCTGGGCGGGTTGCTGGTGGGCACGGTGGGGCCGCACCTGCTGTTCACGCACCTGACCGCGGCGCCGCTGCCCGGGGTGGCGGCGGTGTTCGTGCTGTTCATGGTGCTCACCTCCGGGCGGGCCATTCCCACCCTGGCGCTGGTCGCCTCCCGGGTGCCCCCCGCGCTGCGCGGCCGCTACATGGCCGTCAACATGGCGGCGAGCGATGGCGCCTCGGGAGCCGGCGCGTGGGTGGGGGGCCTGCTCTTGACGGTGCTGCCCGATGGCGCGCTGGCGGGGTTTGGACGGGTGGGGTGGATCGCCGCCGGGGTGACGGGCTGCGCGCTCCTCACGCTGTGGTTGTTCGGCCGTCGTGTCGCCGCCCCGAGCGCGGTGCCGGCCTGA
- the fmt gene encoding methionyl-tRNA formyltransferase gives MTRPRIVFMGTPEFAVPSLAALFDIGDVVAVVTQPDKPKGRGQALAISPVKAYALERGVPVLQPQKLRTPPFSEVLRELKPDVAVVTAYGKILPKDLLETPARGCLNVHASLLPRFRGAAPIQWAIAHGDTETGVALMVMDEGLDTGPVLAEKRLPIAPDETSATLHDKLSTLGGALLREYLPAYLRGELTPVPQPSEGMVLAPIIHKEEGKLDFSRPAVELERRLRAFTPWPGAFTTLEGKLFKVHKARVGTGRGEPGTVLSADARGLEVACAEGSLVLLEVQPEGKRVMPVGDFLAGRKLAPGSRPFET, from the coding sequence ATGACCCGTCCCCGTATCGTCTTCATGGGCACGCCCGAGTTCGCCGTGCCTTCCCTGGCCGCCCTCTTCGACATCGGGGACGTGGTGGCCGTCGTCACCCAGCCGGACAAGCCCAAGGGCCGAGGCCAGGCGCTCGCCATCTCCCCGGTGAAGGCCTACGCGCTCGAGCGGGGTGTGCCGGTGTTGCAGCCCCAGAAGCTGCGCACCCCTCCCTTCTCCGAGGTGCTGCGCGAACTCAAACCCGATGTCGCCGTGGTGACGGCCTACGGGAAGATCCTCCCCAAGGACTTGCTGGAGACGCCCGCGCGCGGGTGCCTCAACGTGCACGCCTCGCTCCTGCCGCGCTTCCGGGGGGCCGCCCCCATCCAGTGGGCCATCGCCCATGGGGACACGGAGACGGGCGTGGCGTTGATGGTGATGGACGAGGGCCTGGACACGGGGCCGGTGCTGGCCGAGAAGCGGCTGCCCATCGCCCCGGACGAGACGAGCGCCACCCTGCACGACAAGCTGTCCACGCTGGGCGGAGCGCTCCTGCGCGAGTACCTCCCGGCCTACCTGCGCGGCGAGCTGACGCCGGTGCCGCAGCCCTCCGAGGGCATGGTGCTCGCGCCCATCATCCACAAGGAGGAGGGCAAGCTCGACTTCTCCCGGCCCGCGGTGGAGCTGGAGCGGCGCCTGCGTGCCTTCACCCCCTGGCCGGGCGCCTTCACCACCCTGGAGGGCAAGCTGTTCAAGGTCCATAAGGCCAGGGTGGGCACGGGACGGGGCGAGCCGGGCACCGTGCTGTCCGCGGACGCGCGAGGGCTGGAGGTGGCGTGCGCGGAGGGCTCACTGGTGCTGCTCGAGGTGCAACCCGAGGGCAAGCGGGTGATGCCCGTGGGTGACTTCCTGGCGGGACGCAAGCTCGCGCCGGGCAGCCGGCCGTTCGAGACGTAG
- a CDS encoding HAMP domain-containing protein produces MSLDSTPSARPHILRRTLLLDAGFQFRYMFRFAAIGAFGVLIIGVLASRVIRNAVEEGGSPEVMLASSDTLLWLGGVGAIVMAILTSLVGLVLTHRVAGPVHVMNLYLASIAAGRYPRLRPLRSGDELREFFESLSYTVDRLREREAEEARLLTEVIDALEPLATTQDAQAALRILGSMRTRKRQAIEGPTSGTLKSVA; encoded by the coding sequence ATGTCTCTTGACTCCACGCCCTCGGCGCGCCCCCACATCCTGCGTCGGACGCTCCTGCTCGATGCCGGCTTTCAGTTCCGCTACATGTTCCGGTTCGCCGCCATTGGCGCATTTGGCGTGCTGATCATCGGAGTGCTCGCCTCCCGGGTGATTCGCAACGCGGTGGAGGAGGGCGGCTCGCCGGAGGTGATGCTGGCGAGCAGTGACACCCTGCTGTGGCTCGGCGGAGTGGGCGCGATCGTGATGGCGATCCTCACGTCCCTGGTGGGGCTGGTGCTCACCCACCGGGTGGCGGGGCCGGTGCACGTGATGAACCTCTACCTCGCGTCCATCGCCGCCGGCCGCTATCCACGGCTGCGTCCCCTGCGCAGCGGCGACGAGCTGCGCGAGTTCTTCGAGTCCCTGAGCTACACCGTGGACCGGCTGCGCGAGCGCGAGGCCGAGGAGGCCCGCCTGCTCACCGAGGTCATCGACGCCCTGGAGCCCCTGGCCACCACCCAGGACGCCCAGGCGGCGCTGCGCATCCTCGGCTCGATGCGCACCCGCAAACGTCAGGCCATCGAAGGTCCCACCTCGGGCACGCTGAAGTCCGTTGCCTGA
- the mxcL gene encoding myxochelin B biosynthesis transaminase MxcL — protein sequence MDVHANRHPSLPRPIVGKMDLTNSNRLLAEAKRLVPGLTQTMMKKPEMFAPGSFPVYLARGQGALVEDVDGQQYIDYICGLGANSLGHNHPAVVDTIRRHLEDGLLHSLPTAWEVSAARTLVEMIPGAEMARFFKTGADATSAAVRLARYVTGKEHLITVGYNGWHDHFMYDTPGVPAVLAQYTTRMPLFEEPDEAALLARIEQTGSQLAAVLLSVPFNRSLTREFMHKLRATCTAHGVLLIQDEVITGFRLAPGGAQQFFDVKADFVCLSKAIAAGMPLSAVAGPEKFLSKLADLQVSTTFGGELLSLAVCEAVLKVSREPGFTEHLANLGRRLATGINARAERVGSPLRILGYDAIPLFRFSKNPVENAKLTQPFQAGMARRGILLRRDLNFICAAHTVEQIDYTVEMAEEVMRECLQQAPAPSAA from the coding sequence ATGGACGTACACGCGAACCGGCACCCGTCTCTGCCCCGGCCCATCGTGGGCAAGATGGACCTGACCAACTCCAACCGCTTGCTGGCCGAGGCGAAGCGGCTGGTGCCCGGCCTCACCCAGACGATGATGAAGAAGCCGGAGATGTTCGCCCCCGGCTCCTTCCCCGTCTACCTCGCCCGCGGGCAGGGCGCGCTGGTGGAGGACGTGGATGGTCAGCAGTACATCGACTACATCTGCGGGCTCGGCGCGAACTCGCTCGGCCACAACCACCCGGCCGTCGTGGACACCATCCGCCGGCACCTGGAGGACGGGCTGCTGCACTCGCTGCCCACCGCCTGGGAGGTGAGCGCCGCGCGGACGCTGGTGGAGATGATCCCCGGCGCGGAGATGGCGCGCTTCTTCAAGACGGGAGCGGATGCCACCTCGGCGGCGGTGCGCCTGGCGCGCTACGTCACGGGCAAGGAGCACCTCATCACGGTGGGCTACAACGGCTGGCACGACCACTTCATGTATGACACGCCGGGAGTGCCCGCGGTGCTCGCCCAGTACACCACGCGCATGCCGCTGTTCGAGGAGCCGGACGAGGCGGCGCTGCTCGCCCGCATCGAGCAGACGGGGAGCCAGCTCGCGGCGGTGCTCTTGTCGGTGCCCTTCAACCGCAGCCTCACCCGCGAGTTCATGCACAAGCTGCGCGCCACGTGCACGGCGCACGGCGTGCTGCTCATCCAGGACGAGGTCATCACCGGCTTCCGGCTGGCTCCGGGCGGCGCCCAGCAGTTCTTCGACGTGAAGGCCGACTTCGTCTGTCTGTCCAAGGCGATCGCCGCGGGCATGCCCCTGTCGGCGGTGGCCGGGCCGGAGAAGTTCCTGAGCAAGCTGGCGGACCTGCAGGTGTCCACCACGTTCGGTGGCGAGCTCCTGTCACTGGCGGTGTGCGAGGCCGTGCTCAAGGTGAGCCGCGAGCCGGGCTTCACCGAGCACCTGGCGAACCTCGGCCGGCGGCTGGCCACGGGCATCAACGCCCGGGCCGAGCGCGTGGGCTCGCCGCTGCGCATCCTGGGCTATGACGCCATCCCCCTGTTCCGCTTCTCCAAGAACCCCGTGGAGAACGCGAAGCTCACCCAGCCCTTCCAGGCGGGCATGGCGCGCCGTGGCATCCTCTTGCGCCGCGACCTCAACTTCATCTGCGCGGCGCACACCGTCGAGCAGATCGACTACACCGTCGAGATGGCCGAGGAAGTGATGCGCGAGTGCCTCCAGCAGGCCCCGGCCCCCAGCGCGGCCTGA